DNA from Ziziphus jujuba cultivar Dongzao chromosome 2, ASM3175591v1:
AGATCAGCTGGAGGCACTAGCAGGAGTGCACAATTGGTTTGGTTTAGGGAGCAGAATCATCATAACAACCAAAAATAAACACTTACTAACCACTCATGGAGCCAATGGAATGTACGAGGTACGAGGATTGGACAACAATGATGCCCTTGAACTTTTAAGTTGGAATACTTTTAAGATGGGTAAACCGACAGAAGATTACCTTGAGCTTTCAAAATTTGTTGCAGATTATGCTAGTGGCCTTCCCTTAGCTCTTGAAGTATTGGGTTCTTTCCTATCTGGCAGGAGTAAAGATCAATGGAAAAGTGAAATACATAATTTGGAAAAGAAACcggatgaaaatatatataaaatccttAAAACAAGTTATGAGGCTTTACAAGATGATCAGAAGGCTCTTTTTCTTGATATTGCATGTTTCTTTGTGGGAGAAGATAAATTTCATGTTCTCGAAGTACTTGGAGATAGTAATTTCTCCCCAATTATTGGAATTGGAGTTCTTCTTGACATGTCTCTCATAACGATAGAGTTCAACAAGCTGAGAATGCATCATTTGATACAAGAAATGGGTAAGGAAATAGTCCGTCAAGAATCCCCTGAAGTTGGCAAACGCAGTAGATTATGGTTTCCAGATGATGTTTTTCATGTATTATCAGAAAACACAGTAAGAACCATTAATCTGCATCGTCTCTCCTTGTGTATCATGTgctttttatgttaaaatttgaTTGTTTAATCATCTGAATTCCATCCAGGGAACAAATTCGATCGAAGGCATTATGCTGAGGTTGCCTGAACCAAGAACACTATGCTTAAAGGCTAAATCATTCAAAAAAATGAGAAGGCTTCGACTACTTATCTTTCGTGATGTAGGCCTTTCTAATGACATTGCTTATCTTCCTAGTTCATTAAGGTTTATCAATTTGCCCGGATACAAATTAGCCACTCTTCCATTCAATTCTGGTCCAAAACAACTTGTCAAGCTCGAAATGCCTTACAGTGAAATCCATCAACTTGGGGAAGGATTCAAGGTAAGATTATTAATCATGTTTAGTTTACTATAATTACAATATTGGCATGTTCTTTGTAGCCAAATCACATATTCTTTTTCTCTTGTTTTACAGAATTTTGAACATTTGAAAGTTGTCAACTTAAGCCACTGTGAATTCTTAACCAAAATTCCTGACCTTTCAACATCTCCAAACCTTGAGTGTTTATTTATTGACCATTGTACAAATTTAGCTGAGGTTCATGAGTCTGTTGGGAATCTCACTAGACTGGTTAAGCTGGACCTTCGATTATGTCGCAAACTCAGGATTTTTCCAAGGATTTTGATGTCCAAATATTTTACAACACTCGATTTTCAAGGCTGTTCGAGTCTCAAGAATTTTCCCAGTATTTTTGAAGAAATGGAATACTTGGAGTGTCTAGATTTATCTGGCACGGCTATAACAGAGCTGTCTTCCTCAATCGAGCTTTTTGTCTGTCTTAAAGAGTTAAACTTATCATCCTGCAGTAAGCTTATGTGTATTCCATCTAACATTTATAAGCTATTGAATCTGGAAAAACTTCTTCTCGGTGGTTGCTCAAAACTCTCTATGTTTCCGAAAAATGTACCATTTCCAAATCCTGACCAAAGTCCAAAGTTCCTTGATCTTTTCCTTCAAATATGTGGCAGTTTCCAATTCCTCTTGTTAAAGTCCCTTGAgcttcaaaattgtaatctatcAGAAGCAAATTTCCTCATAGATCCTCAGAACAACTTTTCCATGCTCGAAAATCTAGATCTATCTGGTAACAAATTCATAATCCTTCCCTCCTTTCGAAACCTTTCAAACCTCTTTATCCTTAACATATCTAATTGCAAACTGCTTCGGAAAATTCCAGAGCTTCCAAGTTGTCTAAAGAAACTTGATGCAAGTAACTGCAAATCATTGGTTGAGACGCAGGGTGAGATCATGGCGAAGATCATTTCCAATAATATCTCGGACAATGTTACATTGAAGAATCTGAACCAATTCTTAAAATATCAAGTCCAAGTTGAGCTTCCAGGAGACAATATTCCAGATTGGTTTAGCAGGAAAAAGTTTGTAGATGATGAGCCCATATCCATCATTCTGACATCAGATACAGTGAAGAAATTGACTGCAATATTTGTTTGTGTTGCTTGCAAAGTGGGGAACGAAGCTCTTGAATTATCACTAGAACTTTTCGACCAAAATGATTTTCTTTTGGGGTGCCTTGAAAGAAAAGTTTTCCATATCAAACCAGGCAATATGGGACTTCTTTATCTCCCTGCTACTGTTATTGCCAGCTTGTCTTCTCCGTTCTGTTCTACTAGTAAATTTAGAGTCTCATTTTCCGACCTGAAGAAATCCAGAAATGCTGTCAAATCTATGTGTGGAATTCATGTTCTATGTGATCAAAATGAAACCTGGACTTATCTTCGCCATTTGCCACCAAATAAGAGACGCTTTCCTGATTTTCCTTTCGAAGACGCTGAATACATGTGGAGTTTGTGTCGTCCAGAAACAGAAATCGAGATGGATGACTTGATGGAAATTCAACAGCTTTGTGACTGTTTACATGTAACAGCAGGTAGATGGAAGCAGCAGGCATCAAAGAGGATACAGAGTCTTTTCTTTCTCCGCAAGAAAGGCTCAAGTCTCACAGTGTTAGCCACTTttctcattttttcatttttattttttttcttatttttttggatgGGAGGCTTTTAAATTGAAGCCTAATGGGatcaaataattcaaattcTTGAGTTTCAGGGACGAGGGATGCAATCAACTTAATTAGTTTACAAACTTTTTGGGGAAATTAGATTGTTTGGTCTCTTTTGCTATTTGttctgtttgtttatttttgctctgCTTTTGTTATTATCCTGCCTTAACGTTAATTTCTGTAATCtatttgtttttaactttttttttttttttttttttggtttagtttTTGTTCATATCATTTTCTTATTACATTTTGTTGTGTTTTACCAATTGCATTTTGAGTTGGTGAGGCTTGTGGGCTGATTAGAAGAAATATGCATTCTCAGATAGATTTACTGTTGGGAgacttaatttgattttggatTCATTTTTCTATAAATCAGGAACCTCCTGTTTGTCGTAGTTTTTCAATACCAACAATGAATCGTTAATTCAAtggataatattaaattattttattaataaacattgcacaacaattattaaatttgaattaagcatgctcaggtatatatatatatatatatatattttccagtataaaaaaaagcataaacagGTATTGAATCAAAACAGAAAAAGCAAAGGATTTAGTAATGCATTGAAATAGGATACCCTACTGTTTTATACTTGCTTTCAATCTCAGCCGTGATTTGCCAACAAAGTGGTCAATATAAAaccattttatcaaatatatatatatatataaaagataattaaattccaGTTGAACATGTGTGGATGTATATTTCatccgttaaaaaaaaaaaaaaaaaaaaaaaaacctttacaCAAGTATATGACAAACAAGCTATCTATAAAATCTGTACACCAcggacttttaatttttttatttttcccttctttttatatcttttaGTGTTCTGGTACACCATGAATTTATCTTTTGACTTGACAGATAATTAATGGTACACATGGAGAATAAAATTCCATGcgtaataatttttcatattttaaattgtctcagcccgaaaaaaaaaaaaaaaaaagcattttcgAATTTTATAAGCGGGCGATATTATTGGGCTTCACACGTGGGCCGGCCGCAGAAAAGCAAAGGTAGAGTCCAGTACAGTTTAAATTTGCCTTTCCaagaatttctttaattttttagaaaacgGTGCAAGATATAGGTAAAGAAACACTAAAGGAAGAGGACTATTAAAGAAGTGTCATAAAATGAAATTcaccaaataattataaaatggaTGCTAATATGAAATGATGAAAATGATTCAaagtgtccttttttttttttttggggggggggggggaagaaatcaaaaagttaaaaacattaaaatattagtcCATTTGGTTGGCTTTGGATCCATGTCAGAATCTTCACATGTGCTCAgagtaaaaattaacaaaataaataaaaatttaagaaattgtgGAATCTcccaaataaataagaaaaatggatGTTATTGCCGTTGACGTTTAGCTTCTCCACTAAAATAAgcttgaaaaagaaaagagacaaAGACGCTGTGTAACAAATGCTGCGGGAAAACTGATTGTCAGCTTTATGCAtatggaatcatggatcacgatCTTCCCTCTAgtacatcttcttcttcttcttcttcttcttcttcaaatccGCAGTGTGATGTTTTCTTGAGTTTCAGAGGCACAGATACACGCAAAATTTTCACAGGGCATCTTTATAATGCTTTGAGTCTTAGGGGAGTTGAGACTTTCATTGACAAGGAGCTCAAAAGGGGAGAAGAAATTTCACCTTCACTTATTGACgcaattaaaggataaaatatatccaTCATCATGTTCTCCGAAAACTACGCATCTTCTtcatggtgtttggatgaactgGTGGAGATCCTTGATTGTCGAGATTCACTTGACCCTTCTGAAGTTAGAAATCACATTGGAAATTTTGGAAAAGCATTAGTTAGgtatgaagaaaagaagaaggtaaAGAATTGGAAGGTTGCGTTGACCAAAGCTTCCAATCTATCTGGATGGGATTTAGCCAATGGctatgtacatttttttttttttacttatattaatttatttattttttcataattttgtaGTGTATACATTTTCATTACCATGATATATCCATTCACCAAGTATTCCTACTCAGTGGTATGTATCTAATTTTCTTACCGGGCAGAGATGAATCTCAACTGATCCAAACAATTGTTGAAGCCACATTGAGCAAATTGCACCGTACATCCCTACATGTTGCCAAGTACCCGGTTGGAATTGAAGAACgtttgaagaaattagataCATTAATAGATGTTGGAAAGAATGATGTGAGAATCATAGATATCTATGGAATTGGTGGAATAGGAAAGACCACTACAGCTAAAGCCCTTTTCAATACATGTGTCAATAATTCAACAGTTCCAGCTTCCTTGCAGATGTTAGAGCAACTTCAGAGAAACATGGTTTGCTTCAATTGCAAGAAACGCTTCCGTTTGAAATGTTAGGGGGAGAAAATGTGAAGCTTGGCAATATTCATAGAGGAATTAACGTCAGACTTTGTAACAAAAGAGTGCTTTTAGTTCTGGACGATGTTGATCAGAAAGATCAGCTGGAAGCATTTGTTGTgattctctgaccactttagagaagaaatatgagaagaaaagtaaaaagaattctattacttttttgaaaatagaatacaaaaataaattaaaaaaacttctctcgtggaggattctcacgtggaacctctctctacactgtcaaattctctctggaattgctcactcttctctcaagctctctctggaacttaaacactctctctctcagagtttactctcaatactcctcacttgggatgatattgagcttgctctcttggcttgccttgcatgcaacgggatgaacctatttataggcttacaaagtcggttgcatggccacaatcttcaacagcttctgacagtagcccacaattgttgagcaagttggagttcggtgttaaatgcagcaatggccattgtcaaagatggtggctgagcagtcttcacactgtcggtgcagtggtggtgcggctggacttcacagcaTTAGCAGGAGGGCAAAACTGGTTTGGCTTGGGAGGCAGAATCATCGTAACAACCAGAAATAAACACCTAATAACCACTCACGGAGCTAATGAAACATACGAGGTACCAGGATTGCAAGGTCAGGATGTTCTTGAACTTTTAAGTTGGAATACTTTTAAGATGGATAAACCTGAAGAAGATTACCTTGAGCTCTCAAAATTTATTGTAGATTATGCAAGTGGCCTTCCATTAGCTCTTGAAATATTGGGTTCCTTCCTAAgtaactctgatcttctcgttgcaaaggaactgaaggagactctatgttgcttaccaaacaagtagtgattacaaggatctagcgcagcatccttgcaaacagtgataagcttcttccttgccaaagtggataatcctttttcactcatgtgaccgagtctctggtgccataAATTTTGAgatgcctctccttctgcaatattgaggctatctgcacatatcttcacatgagtcttgtacagcgttccacaaatatgtcctcgggcgataactatggcacctttcgttaTTTTCCATGTGCTTTTGCTGAAGTAGTtatcatagccttgcttgtctaaggctgctcccgaaagtagattaagccgaagatctagaacatgacggacatccttcaaagtgattgtacaaccaacattcttttttacctgaatatcaccagttcccataatctttgcgaaattggaatttcccatctttaccataccaaagtctcctactttgtacgttttgaagaaatctctatgtggagtgacatggtaggatgctgcagtatcgactacccattCAACATCTTAGGTTGATacatgaaggcatgtctcttttTCGGTGGAGCaaagcgccacttctcctgtaacagtgactagtgtctctccatccttctttggctgattaccttggagtctctgctctctcaacaactttctgcagttcttcttcttgtgaccctccaggccacaatgatagcatttatatgatgattttctaccatctgtagatctgcctctgctcttgctcctgcctctccccctatctcgaccacctctttgctgtcttcctctctctgtgacgagggcatgtgattgatccatgccaatgtcctttctcctggcctcttcattaaatagggcatccttaacaatagacatagtaagtttgccatttgGGGTCGAATTGCtaagagagactaccaatgtctcccaactgtctggaagcgagcttagaagtaggagcgtctgatcctcatcccctagttggtaatccacagcagatagttgatttaccaagatctggaactcactggtatgctcggctacagaagttccactctataattttagatttaccaatcgcttaagcaacaggggtttattccgagcagtcttggcctggtacatgtcctccaattttttccagagggcatatgcatctgtttccttcgctacatgatggaagacactgtggttaATCCATTGCCTTATCTGACCaatcattttcttgtttaatttcttccattctgcttctttgctgggatcggggttttctcctttagcttctataggatcaaacagatccttacaattgaggggatcttccatccgaggtctccaaagtgtataatttgtgacagtgagcttaaccatagctctcgaagatgattcttccattgacattatggcttgaccaaaaatggagccgaatttggcaaaatggagttaaccgttgcgtccagaacggccgaaaatggtggacttgactcttccgagatcaaaatataattaccagaaattttggggcaaaaatataatttcataaaaattctagATCAACCTGTAAATACAAAAACTACAGGGATCAATCTATAATTTCCAACAATTCAGGGGCTGTTTCATAATTTTAGAAACTTCTGATGACATGGCAGATCATGTTGatgtgtcaacacgtggcagatggcGTGGCGATTGCGTGGCTGACGACTTGTCGGGTCGCGTGGTAGATGACGTGGCTGAATGCGCTGACGTGTCtgatgacgtggtcgtcttcaacgtCCAGACGGCGTGTGAGGCGCTTGAACTGCTGCAGAAAATTTCAGACGGAGCGTGCGGGCACGTGAGGGTTTGCGTTTCTCTCCTGCGAACTTGGTTGTTCTCTTCTCGTCGAGTATTTTCACCTGGCATTGTTAAAtgaattatttgagcaacttttcgaaacaccaacttgaagaacagaggctctgtttcttcaaattttgaacccaagctctcgacctggagctctgataccgcttgttgtggttctccaaccactttagagaagaaatatgagaagaaaagtaaaaagaattctattattcTCTTggaaatataatacaaaaataaaaaaaaaacttttctcgtggaggattctcacgtggaacctctctctacaatGTCAAATTCTctttggaattgctcactcttctctcaagctctctctggaacttaaacactctctctctcggagtttactctcaatactccttacttgggatgatattgagcttgctctcttggcttgccttgcatgcaacgggatgaacctatttataggcttacaaagtcagttgcatggccacaatcttcaacagcttctgacagtagcccacaattgttgagtaagttggagttcggtgttaaatgcagcaatggcaATTGTCAAAGATAGTGGctgagcagtcttcacactgtcggtgcagtggtggtgcggctggacttcacagcaTTAGCAGGAGGGCAAAACTGGTTTGGCTTGGGAGGCAGAATCATCGTAACAACCAGAAATAAACACCTAATAACCACTCACGGAGCTAATGAAACATACGAGGTACCAGGATTGCAAGGTCAGGATGTTCTTGAACTTTTAAGTTGGAATACTTTTAAAATGGATAAACCTGAAGAAGATTACCTTGAGCTCTCAAAATTTATTGTAGATTATGCAAGTGGCCTTCCATTAGCTCTTGAAATATTGGGTTCCTTCCTATCTGGTAGGAGTAAAGATCAATGGATAAGTGAAATACATAATTTGGGGAAAAAACCAGACCAGAATGtatataaaattcttaaaagaaGTTATGAGGCTTTACAAGATGAGCAGAAGGCTCTTTTCCTTGATATTGCATGTTTTTTTTTGTGGGAGAAAATAAGGTTCATGTACTTGAAGTACTTGGGCATGGTAATTTTTCCCCAGTCATTGGAATGGAAGTTCTTATTGATA
Protein-coding regions in this window:
- the LOC107419525 gene encoding disease resistance protein RPV1; amino-acid sequence: MHWCYFSLPSRDESQLIQTIVEATLSKLNRTTLHVAKYPVGIEDRLKELYPIIDIGNNNVRIIGIYGIGGIGKTTLAKALYNTCFNKFESSSFLADVRATSEKHGLLRLQETLLFDMLGARNLKVGNIHRGINIIKDRLRHKRVLLILDDVDRKDQLEALAGVHNWFGLGSRIIITTKNKHLLTTHGANGMYEVRGLDNNDALELLSWNTFKMGKPTEDYLELSKFVADYASGLPLALEVLGSFLSGRSKDQWKSEIHNLEKKPDENIYKILKTSYEALQDDQKALFLDIACFFVGEDKFHVLEVLGDSNFSPIIGIGVLLDMSLITIEFNKLRMHHLIQEMGKEIVRQESPEVGKRSRLWFPDDVFHVLSENTGTNSIEGIMLRLPEPRTLCLKAKSFKKMRRLRLLIFRDVGLSNDIAYLPSSLRFINLPGYKLATLPFNSGPKQLVKLEMPYSEIHQLGEGFKNFEHLKVVNLSHCEFLTKIPDLSTSPNLECLFIDHCTNLAEVHESVGNLTRLVKLDLRLCRKLRIFPRILMSKYFTTLDFQGCSSLKNFPSIFEEMEYLECLDLSGTAITELSSSIELFVCLKELNLSSCSKLMCIPSNIYKLLNLEKLLLGGCSKLSMFPKNVPFPNPDQSPKFLDLFLQICGSFQFLLLKSLELQNCNLSEANFLIDPQNNFSMLENLDLSGNKFIILPSFRNLSNLFILNISNCKLLRKIPELPSCLKKLDASNCKSLVETQGEIMAKIISNNISDNVTLKNLNQFLKYQVQVELPGDNIPDWFSRKKFVDDEPISIILTSDTVKKLTAIFVCVACKVGNEALELSLELFDQNDFLLGCLERKVFHIKPGNMGLLYLPATVIASLSSPFCSTSKFRVSFSDLKKSRNAVKSMCGIHVLCDQNETWTYLRHLPPNKRRFPDFPFEDAEYMWSLCRPETEIEMDDLMEIQQLCDCLHVTAGRWKQQASKRIQSLFFLRKKGSSLTLYAYGIMDHDLPSSTSSSSSSSSSSNPQCDVFLSFRGTDTRKIFTGHLYNALSLRGVETFIDKELKRGEEISPSLIDAIKG
- the LOC107419576 gene encoding disease resistance protein RPS6-like encodes the protein MFSENYASSSWCLDELVEILDCRDSLDPSEVRNHIGNFGKALVRYEEKKKCIHFHYHDISIHQVFLLSGMYLIFLPGRDESQLIQTIVEATLSKLHRTSLHVAKYPVGIEERLKKLDTLIDVGKNDVRIIDIYGIGGIGKTTTAKALFNTCVNNSTVPASLQMLEQLQRNMMDKPEEDYLELSKFIVDYASGLPLALEILGSFLNHVDVSTRGRWRGDCVADDLSGRVVDDVAECADVSDDVVVFNVQTACEALELLQKISDGACGHVRGTNSIEGIMLRLPEPRTLYLNAKSLKKRKALRLLMIDNVFLSNAIGYLPNELRFIDLRGYQFPTVPFNPGPKKLVKLEMPNSHIHELGEGFKNFEKLKAVNLSHFEIHDSVGYLTRLVILNIQGCGNLRIFPNNLVSKYFTRLDFQGRSSLENFPNIVEEMKYMEHIDLSGSRIKELPSSIERLVGLRELNLSSCLELMYIPPNIYKLLNVEELILGGCSKLSVFPKNVLFSQSELLHSPKLVASFLQIWGNLQYPLLKSVKLQNL